In Streptomyces chartreusis, the following proteins share a genomic window:
- a CDS encoding serine/threonine-protein kinase → MSEDGGRTGPNGRVIGGRYRLVERIGSGGMGTVWRALDELVDREVAVKQPRLPGDPEDAAHQRAANRLYREARAAARVDHPAAVSLHDVVVEEDGLPWIVMELVRGESLHEALKRGPVEAPEAARIGIAVLGALRAAHAVGIVHRDVKPANVLLGPHRRVVLTDFGIAHIQGEESLTVSGEFVGSLEFIAPERMSGRGAGPASDLWSLGVLLYAAVEGWSPFRRTTLESTLAAILAADAPEPKQAGPLGSLIVRLLVKDPEQRPDADEVGAVLEAVAEGWPVPEPSGGAAASGPQDACGLREFAEDSGTVRLKAEPTPEPLPVAPPEAEPTPEPATATSATTSTAASNPPRRSWFLRPVPLLVLGVLLVVGTWLATASFLGGDSGEAKEMNPTYSSAPLAPATTPAPGGWTGHPERDMDAVLFLPTEYKEAAREGGATDQPRLVVYDIGLVQVRLTQWDKSPRPLLEQAQEAHDTWDSYNHDASTQSTRTTFKGYDAVLSDTTYDKDVSPTRVMQLIVVTGDDRMYELRVDMPKGTPTEKKGTAVFKGARDRLEIE, encoded by the coding sequence ATGAGCGAAGACGGTGGCCGCACCGGACCCAACGGGCGTGTGATCGGCGGGCGTTACCGTCTGGTCGAGCGCATCGGCTCCGGCGGCATGGGCACCGTCTGGCGGGCGCTCGACGAACTGGTGGACCGCGAAGTCGCCGTGAAACAGCCGAGGTTGCCCGGCGACCCGGAGGACGCGGCTCACCAGCGGGCCGCCAACCGGCTCTACCGAGAGGCCCGCGCCGCCGCCCGCGTCGACCATCCGGCCGCCGTCTCCCTCCACGACGTCGTCGTGGAGGAGGACGGCCTGCCCTGGATCGTCATGGAACTGGTCCGCGGCGAGTCCCTGCACGAGGCCCTCAAACGCGGCCCCGTCGAGGCGCCCGAGGCGGCCCGCATCGGCATCGCCGTCCTCGGCGCCCTGCGCGCCGCGCACGCCGTCGGCATCGTCCACCGCGACGTCAAGCCCGCCAACGTACTGCTCGGCCCGCACCGCCGCGTCGTCCTCACCGACTTCGGCATCGCCCACATCCAGGGCGAGGAATCCCTCACCGTCAGCGGCGAGTTCGTCGGCTCCCTGGAGTTCATCGCCCCCGAGCGGATGTCCGGCCGCGGCGCCGGCCCCGCCTCCGACCTGTGGTCGCTCGGCGTGCTCCTGTACGCCGCCGTCGAGGGCTGGTCGCCCTTCCGCCGTACGACCCTGGAGTCCACGCTCGCCGCGATCCTCGCCGCCGACGCGCCCGAGCCGAAACAGGCCGGGCCGCTCGGATCGCTGATCGTGCGGCTGCTGGTGAAGGACCCCGAGCAGCGCCCCGACGCGGACGAGGTCGGTGCGGTGCTGGAGGCGGTCGCCGAGGGGTGGCCGGTGCCGGAGCCCTCCGGGGGCGCGGCCGCGTCGGGACCTCAGGACGCCTGCGGGCTCAGGGAGTTCGCCGAGGACTCCGGGACCGTACGGCTGAAGGCCGAGCCGACCCCCGAGCCCTTGCCCGTCGCACCACCTGAAGCCGAGCCCACCCCTGAACCGGCGACCGCCACCAGCGCCACCACCTCCACCGCCGCCTCGAACCCCCCTCGCCGCTCCTGGTTCCTGCGCCCGGTCCCCCTTCTCGTCCTCGGTGTCCTCCTCGTCGTCGGCACCTGGCTCGCCACCGCCTCCTTCCTCGGCGGCGACAGCGGTGAGGCCAAGGAGATGAACCCCACCTACAGCTCGGCCCCCCTCGCCCCGGCGACCACGCCCGCCCCCGGCGGCTGGACCGGGCACCCCGAGCGGGACATGGACGCCGTGCTCTTCCTCCCCACCGAGTACAAGGAGGCCGCGCGCGAGGGCGGCGCCACCGATCAGCCCCGGCTCGTCGTCTACGACATCGGCCTCGTCCAGGTCCGCCTCACCCAGTGGGACAAGTCGCCCCGCCCGCTGCTGGAGCAGGCGCAGGAGGCGCACGACACCTGGGACAGCTACAACCACGACGCGAGCACCCAGTCCACCCGCACCACCTTCAAGGGCTACGACGCCGTCCTCTCCGACACCACCTACGACAAGGACGTGTCCCCGACCCGCGTCATGCAGCTCATCGTGGTCACGGGCGACGACCGCATGTACGAGCTGCGTGTCGACATGCCCAAGGGCACCCCCACGGAGAAGAAGGGCACCGCGGTCTTCAAGGGCGCCCGTGACCGACTCGAGATCGAGTGA
- a CDS encoding serine/threonine-protein kinase codes for MGTEGANFRVIAGRYRLEARLGRGGMGVVWRATDQLLGRRVAVKELPLDETLSAAEARHQRERTLREAQAVAQLSHPHVMVVHDVVEDDERPYIVMELIDGDSLADRIAADGPVDAREAARIGADLLNALRTAHAAGVLHRDIKPANVVIEDGTDRVVLTDFGIAQVPGASTLTEAGSFVGSPEYTAPERMSGAGTGPASDLWSVGALLCAALSGESPFRRDSLSGVVLAVVSDEIRPPEQAAPILPVVQGLLERDPALRLDAVGAERMLREFLETGHTLVAKRFSRADRTYSPRSVLATVVLVAAMAVAGVSAAALLVNGGGGAGVVPTSSAPGTSEKPSGTASSPGATTRSPSPTASPSPSTGTPSPGTTSVSPSASGSPVTSRPVPTNSQ; via the coding sequence ATGGGGACCGAGGGGGCCAACTTCCGTGTGATCGCGGGGCGTTACCGCCTCGAGGCGAGGCTCGGTCGTGGCGGCATGGGCGTCGTATGGCGGGCGACCGACCAGTTGCTCGGGCGCAGGGTGGCCGTCAAGGAGCTCCCCCTCGACGAGACGCTCTCCGCCGCCGAGGCCCGGCACCAGCGTGAACGCACACTGCGTGAGGCCCAGGCCGTGGCGCAGCTCAGCCATCCGCACGTCATGGTCGTCCACGACGTCGTCGAGGACGACGAACGCCCTTACATCGTCATGGAGCTGATCGACGGCGACTCCCTCGCCGACCGGATCGCCGCCGACGGGCCCGTCGACGCGCGGGAGGCGGCCCGGATCGGCGCCGACCTGCTGAACGCGCTGCGCACGGCCCACGCGGCGGGCGTGCTGCACCGGGACATCAAACCGGCCAACGTGGTCATCGAGGACGGCACCGACCGTGTCGTCCTCACCGACTTCGGCATCGCACAAGTGCCGGGCGCCTCCACGCTCACCGAGGCCGGGTCGTTCGTCGGCTCGCCCGAGTACACCGCGCCCGAGCGGATGTCCGGCGCCGGGACCGGCCCCGCGTCCGACCTGTGGTCGGTGGGGGCGCTGCTGTGCGCGGCCCTGAGCGGCGAGTCGCCGTTCCGGCGCGACTCGTTGAGCGGCGTGGTCCTCGCCGTGGTGTCCGACGAGATCCGTCCGCCCGAGCAGGCGGCGCCGATCCTGCCCGTCGTGCAGGGGCTGCTGGAACGGGATCCGGCGCTGCGGCTGGACGCGGTGGGCGCGGAGCGGATGCTGCGGGAGTTCCTGGAGACGGGGCACACCCTCGTGGCGAAACGGTTCAGCAGGGCGGATCGCACGTACTCGCCCCGCAGCGTGCTGGCCACCGTGGTGCTGGTCGCCGCGATGGCGGTGGCGGGGGTGTCGGCGGCGGCGCTGCTGGTGAACGGGGGTGGCGGTGCCGGTGTCGTGCCGACCAGCTCGGCACCGGGGACCTCGGAGAAGCCGTCCGGTACGGCGAGTTCGCCCGGCGCGACCACCCGGTCCCCGTCGCCCACCGCGTCGCCGTCACCGAGCACCGGGACGCCTTCACCGGGCACCACGTCCGTCTCGCCGAGCGCATCCGGCTCACCGGTCACTTCGAGACCTGTTCCCACCAACTCCCAATAA
- a CDS encoding serine/threonine-protein kinase, which translates to MSSNGGAPYRSDEPTSFELQPPQPNPSAPAPHPDNPYATPPQAAPQQAAPAHQGAPAHHPATPAHPAAPAQTSAPDPGTGRLVAGRYRLLAKLGHGGMGTVWRAKDETVDREVAVKEPRVPDHLPERERANAYERMRREARAAARLDHPAVVNVHDVAVVDGRPWIVMELVQGRSLGDALQEGTLGARDAARIGLEVLGALEAAHAAGILHRDVKPDNVMLGRHDRVVLTDFGIAQIEGETNLTDTGGFVGSPEYIAPERVLGQRPGPASDLWSLGVVLYAATEGVSPFRRSNTPATLQSVLNAVPAAPAAAQGPLADAINGLLQKDPSRRPNAAQTRALLEQAANPPVQAATQVVRIPEGVKAGIRLGPKALLGIGAAVVAGAVAAYLVIADPFAGPLPDHWKVHEEKALAASLAVPDGYKRGVPEDTDDGHWVTYTDASGAIWIGLRLDKKAEDSSSQIAGSAAAEMYDDDGDFKQNGDYDVSMPANPRTAPKETMYQGKKSAENTIDFITTDTQNPRPREMRIFYYKTSAGDMYKLSINYPSKGDFTDRGREVARTVIQNLEIGKL; encoded by the coding sequence ATGAGCAGCAACGGGGGAGCCCCTTATCGGTCCGACGAGCCGACGAGTTTTGAACTGCAACCACCGCAGCCGAACCCGTCCGCGCCCGCGCCGCACCCGGACAATCCGTACGCGACGCCCCCGCAGGCCGCTCCGCAGCAGGCCGCGCCGGCCCACCAGGGCGCACCCGCCCACCACCCGGCCACACCCGCGCACCCGGCTGCCCCCGCTCAGACCTCCGCCCCCGACCCCGGCACCGGTCGGCTCGTCGCAGGCCGCTACCGCCTGCTCGCCAAGCTCGGGCACGGCGGCATGGGCACGGTCTGGCGGGCCAAGGACGAGACGGTGGACCGCGAGGTCGCGGTCAAGGAGCCCCGCGTCCCGGACCACCTTCCCGAACGGGAACGCGCCAACGCCTACGAGCGGATGCGCCGCGAGGCACGCGCCGCGGCCCGGCTCGACCACCCGGCCGTCGTGAACGTCCACGACGTCGCCGTCGTGGACGGCCGGCCGTGGATCGTGATGGAGCTCGTGCAGGGCCGTTCGCTGGGCGACGCGCTGCAGGAGGGCACGCTCGGCGCCCGCGACGCGGCGAGAATCGGCCTCGAAGTGCTCGGCGCGCTGGAGGCCGCGCACGCGGCGGGCATCCTGCACCGCGACGTGAAGCCGGACAACGTCATGCTCGGCCGCCACGACCGCGTCGTCCTCACCGACTTCGGCATCGCCCAGATCGAGGGCGAGACCAATCTGACCGACACCGGCGGCTTCGTCGGCTCGCCCGAGTACATCGCGCCGGAGCGGGTGCTGGGCCAGCGCCCCGGCCCGGCCAGCGACCTCTGGTCCCTGGGTGTCGTCCTGTACGCGGCGACGGAGGGCGTCTCGCCGTTCCGCCGCAGCAACACCCCGGCGACCCTCCAGTCCGTCCTGAACGCCGTGCCCGCGGCGCCGGCCGCCGCGCAGGGCCCGCTCGCCGACGCCATCAACGGCCTCCTCCAGAAGGACCCGTCCCGCCGCCCGAACGCCGCGCAGACGCGTGCGCTGCTGGAACAGGCCGCGAACCCGCCGGTGCAGGCCGCCACCCAGGTCGTCCGCATACCGGAGGGCGTCAAGGCCGGCATACGGCTCGGGCCCAAGGCGCTGCTCGGCATCGGGGCGGCGGTGGTCGCCGGTGCGGTGGCGGCGTACCTGGTGATCGCCGACCCGTTCGCGGGGCCGCTGCCGGACCACTGGAAGGTCCACGAGGAGAAGGCCCTCGCTGCCTCGCTGGCGGTGCCGGACGGCTACAAGCGGGGCGTGCCCGAGGACACCGACGACGGCCACTGGGTCACGTACACCGACGCGAGCGGGGCCATCTGGATCGGCCTGAGGCTCGACAAGAAGGCCGAGGACTCGAGCAGCCAGATCGCCGGATCTGCGGCCGCCGAGATGTACGACGACGACGGCGACTTCAAGCAGAACGGCGACTACGACGTCAGCATGCCGGCGAACCCGAGGACGGCCCCCAAGGAGACCATGTACCAGGGCAAGAAGTCGGCCGAGAACACGATCGACTTCATCACCACCGACACGCAGAACCCCCGTCCCCGCGAGATGCGGATCTTCTACTACAAGACCTCCGCCGGAGACATGTACAAACTCAGCATCAACTACCCAAGCAAGGGCGACTTCACCGACCGCGGCCGTGAGGTGGCGCGGACGGTGATCCAGAACCTGGAGATCGGCAAGCTCTGA